Proteins found in one Alphaproteobacteria bacterium genomic segment:
- a CDS encoding Arm DNA-binding domain-containing protein, with protein MVKLTKRFVESLNPNSKDIIIWDEQLPRFGIRVKPSGHKSYILQYRKRNQDFTSKRLTIGPHTLISAEEARIKAQKILARILDGEDPVEDKIKSKNALKVKDLCSLYLKEGV; from the coding sequence ATGGTAAAGTTAACAAAACGTTTTGTTGAATCTCTTAATCCTAATTCTAAAGATATAATTATTTGGGATGAACAGCTCCCACGTTTTGGAATAAGGGTAAAACCTTCAGGCCATAAAAGTTATATTCTTCAATATCGTAAAAGAAACCAAGATTTTACTAGCAAAAGATTAACCATTGGGCCTCATACTCTTATATCGGCTGAAGAAGCACGAATAAAAGCTCAAAAAATTTTGGCACGTATATTAGATGGGGAAGATCCAGTTGAAGATAAAATAAAATCAAAAAATGCTTTAAAAGTTAAAGATTTATGCTCACTTTATCTTAAAGAAGGTGTAA